One region of Haladaptatus cibarius D43 genomic DNA includes:
- the pheT gene encoding phenylalanine--tRNA ligase subunit beta — translation MPTVDVSPDELRRLTGHDEKDDEELKDDMFALGLEFEGETEEGDMQLEFAPDRLDRLSIEGVARSLRYQYGDDRGIYTPKPNDPDWTIAVDESVPDERPYVTGAIVRGVNLSEEALDSLIQLQEKLHATMGRKRAKGAIGIHDLTMLKGSSATEEGGNSIEYVGVESDGDRFVPLDSDAEMTPDEVLRSHPTGEKYADLVSEYDRYPAIYDDIGLFSFPPVINGRRTEVTTDSRDLFIELTGTDQWTIDKMCTIICYALDARGATIEEVEVTYDDHMLVRPDLEVTTKSVTHEQVETLLGIDFTPDEVLDLLARSGLSGEASEEEDSVVYEVEIPPYRVDVLHPVDIVDDIGRAYGFNDLSPRYPDVGTVGGQHERSQLEDAAREVLVGLGFEDLLNFHMISAEENFRRMRVEQESDVEPETDAEAGTDVVGGGTPAAIKNPYSEDYTMLRTWALPSLMMVLENNTHRSYPQDIAEIGLAAQVDESENTGVAEHRTVAGVLARHDASYEDAKARLQAIVRNFNADLETPPTEHPTFISGRAADVVIGGETVGVIGEIHPEVLVEHDLELPVAGFEFRLDALE, via the coding sequence GACTCTCCATCGAGGGCGTGGCGCGGTCGCTTCGCTACCAGTACGGCGACGACCGGGGAATTTACACCCCGAAACCGAACGACCCTGACTGGACGATTGCGGTCGATGAAAGCGTTCCGGACGAGCGTCCCTACGTCACCGGTGCGATTGTTCGTGGCGTAAACCTCTCCGAGGAGGCGCTCGACTCGCTCATTCAGTTGCAGGAAAAACTCCACGCGACGATGGGCCGAAAGCGCGCGAAAGGCGCAATTGGGATTCACGACCTGACGATGCTGAAAGGTTCCTCTGCGACCGAAGAAGGCGGCAACAGCATCGAGTACGTCGGCGTCGAATCGGACGGCGACCGATTCGTTCCGCTCGATTCGGACGCGGAGATGACGCCCGATGAGGTTCTGCGCTCGCACCCGACCGGCGAGAAGTACGCAGACCTCGTCTCCGAATACGACCGATATCCGGCCATCTACGACGATATCGGCCTGTTCTCGTTCCCGCCGGTCATCAACGGTCGGCGAACCGAGGTCACCACGGATTCGCGTGACCTGTTCATCGAACTCACGGGCACTGACCAGTGGACTATCGACAAGATGTGTACCATCATCTGCTACGCGCTGGACGCTCGTGGCGCGACCATCGAGGAAGTCGAAGTCACCTACGACGACCACATGCTCGTCAGGCCGGATTTGGAAGTGACGACGAAATCCGTCACCCACGAGCAAGTCGAGACGCTTCTCGGTATCGACTTCACGCCGGACGAAGTGCTCGACCTGTTGGCCCGTTCTGGACTCTCCGGGGAAGCGAGCGAAGAAGAGGACTCGGTCGTCTACGAGGTCGAAATTCCGCCATACCGCGTGGACGTACTTCACCCGGTGGACATAGTGGACGACATCGGACGCGCCTACGGATTCAACGACCTCTCGCCGCGGTATCCCGACGTTGGAACGGTCGGTGGGCAACACGAACGCTCACAACTCGAAGACGCGGCCCGCGAGGTTCTCGTTGGTTTGGGCTTCGAAGACCTGCTCAACTTCCACATGATTAGCGCAGAAGAGAACTTCAGAAGGATGCGTGTAGAACAGGAATCCGACGTGGAACCGGAAACTGACGCGGAGGCCGGAACCGACGTGGTCGGCGGTGGCACTCCGGCGGCCATCAAAAATCCCTACAGCGAGGACTACACCATGCTTCGGACGTGGGCGCTCCCCTCGCTGATGATGGTGCTGGAGAACAACACCCATCGCTCCTATCCGCAGGACATCGCGGAAATCGGTCTGGCGGCGCAGGTCGATGAATCGGAGAACACGGGCGTCGCGGAACACCGAACCGTGGCGGGCGTTCTCGCGCGCCACGACGCCTCCTACGAGGACGCGAAGGCGCGCCTGCAAGCTATCGTTCGGAACTTCAACGCCGACCTCGAAACGCCACCGACCGAGCATCCGACGTTCATCTCCGGCCGTGCAGCGGACGTCGTGATTGGTGGCGAAACGGTCGGTGTCATCGGCGAAATTCATCCCGAAGTGCTGGTCGAGCACGACTTGGAACTACCAGTCGCCGGATTCGAGTTCCGACTGGACGCGCTGGAGTAG
- a CDS encoding quinone-dependent dihydroorotate dehydrogenase, whose amino-acid sequence MYGYDAVRPLLFQLPAETAHGTVHSLLKGVQGTPVEQLLRAQYRVDDTRLAVTAFGQSFPTPVGVAAGFDKNAQIPSALASLGFGHVEIGGVTAEAQDGNPKPRMFRLREDEGIINRMGFNNHGADRIGARMAMQSLPDVPVGANIGKSKTTPLESAEEDYLYTYERVSAHANYFVVNVSSPNTPGLRELQNRENLERILTTLQDAGTSPLLVKLSPDLPEPAIEDALDLVNELDLDGVIATNTTTERPGSLRSQYRDEEGGLSGRPIQSRATEMIQFTAEHVDVPVIGVGGIFTAEDAYRKIRAGAHVVQLYTGLVYRGPSIAREINEGLLELLDRDGFDSIEDAIGADLD is encoded by the coding sequence ATGTACGGATACGACGCCGTCAGACCGCTGTTGTTTCAGTTGCCCGCAGAAACTGCACACGGAACTGTTCACTCGTTGCTCAAGGGGGTGCAGGGGACGCCAGTGGAGCAACTGCTCCGCGCGCAGTACCGAGTCGATGACACCAGACTGGCCGTCACCGCATTCGGCCAGTCGTTCCCAACCCCAGTGGGTGTTGCCGCGGGGTTCGACAAGAACGCACAGATACCGTCTGCGCTTGCCAGCCTCGGCTTTGGCCACGTCGAAATCGGCGGCGTCACCGCGGAGGCACAGGACGGCAACCCGAAACCACGGATGTTCCGACTTCGTGAGGACGAAGGCATCATCAATCGCATGGGCTTCAACAACCACGGTGCCGACAGAATCGGGGCACGCATGGCCATGCAGTCGCTTCCCGACGTTCCTGTCGGTGCAAACATCGGGAAGTCGAAAACCACGCCCCTCGAAAGCGCCGAGGAGGATTACCTGTACACCTACGAGCGCGTGTCAGCCCACGCGAATTACTTCGTCGTGAACGTCTCCAGTCCGAACACTCCCGGCCTGCGCGAACTCCAGAACCGCGAAAATCTGGAGCGAATCCTGACGACGCTTCAGGACGCGGGCACGAGTCCCCTCCTCGTGAAGCTCTCGCCCGACCTGCCGGAACCCGCAATCGAAGACGCCCTCGACCTCGTGAACGAACTCGATTTGGACGGCGTCATCGCCACGAACACGACGACGGAGCGCCCCGGCAGCCTCCGCAGTCAGTACCGCGACGAAGAGGGTGGTCTCTCCGGACGGCCCATCCAGTCGCGCGCCACGGAGATGATTCAGTTCACCGCTGAGCATGTGGACGTGCCAGTCATCGGCGTCGGCGGTATCTTCACTGCGGAAGACGCCTACCGGAAGATTCGCGCCGGGGCGCACGTCGTCCAGTTGTACACCGGCCTCGTCTATCGCGGCCCGTCGATTGCCCGCGAAATCAACGAAGGCCTGCTTGAACTGCTCGACAGAGATGGGTTCGACAGTATCGAAGATGCGATTGGTGCAGACCTCGATTGA
- a CDS encoding GNAT family N-acetyltransferase, with protein sequence MEYEFSPLSADDVDAIVSWHYDPPYDFYDMESDPEDLALFTNPENRDDKYAVFDSAGDRVGFFSFDMGDDGDILEIGLGMHPTSTGKGRGKAFAEAGMEFAAETYGPEIYSLAVATFNDRAISVYEDVGFERQETFMQETNGGEYEFLRMTCSDSL encoded by the coding sequence ATGGAGTACGAATTTTCCCCGCTCTCTGCTGACGACGTAGACGCCATCGTCTCGTGGCACTACGACCCACCCTACGATTTCTACGACATGGAGAGCGACCCGGAGGATTTGGCGTTGTTTACGAATCCCGAGAATCGGGACGACAAGTACGCAGTTTTCGATTCGGCAGGTGACCGTGTCGGTTTCTTCTCGTTCGACATGGGCGACGATGGTGACATTCTCGAAATCGGGCTGGGGATGCATCCCACCTCGACTGGAAAGGGTCGCGGAAAGGCGTTCGCCGAGGCCGGAATGGAGTTTGCGGCGGAGACGTATGGTCCCGAAATCTACTCGTTGGCGGTGGCGACGTTCAACGACCGAGCGATTTCGGTGTACGAGGATGTTGGATTCGAACGTCAGGAGACGTTCATGCAGGAAACCAACGGCGGCGAGTACGAATTTCTCCGCATGACTTGCTCGGATTCATTGTAG